A single window of Montipora capricornis isolate CH-2021 chromosome 14, ASM3666992v2, whole genome shotgun sequence DNA harbors:
- the LOC138033122 gene encoding beta-1,3-galactosyltransferase 1-like, which yields MAFRKRWAVTAKGLVLLVILITAAILLPPQSMLRGSEFTTRASHLGSDANLELQPTEQRHKVDSPVRRSTQVTATTSHAHHNIQTAQQRDNDSVFTLVPEMPRNTTVLIIINTVPSEFNKRNTLRQTWAKQSSWTFGAVSSDYISISNDFINIAYFFLMGFNGRHNVDEMVKGESTVHRDILRVNLKETYRGLVDKLLITFEWVTRLEMKPHFMVKADHDVYIKIPELASWLERFSRTSERVYAGFVKRNAEVKRDVRSPWYVSEKDFPHQVFPPYCRGPFYLFSRNLFLDVVNASKVNTPFPVEDAYMGHLVQKIGVEPLITSRDVFNDRRSLEKVVLRTPENKLKIPSGIVLGDSLSSAAINRIHRVYTRINVLNVACLT from the coding sequence ATGGCATTCAGGAAACGCTGGGCTGTCACGGCTAAGGGGCTCGTGTTACTCGTAATCTTGATAACTGCCGCCATATTACTTCCACCTCAATCAATGCTGAGAGGTAGTGAGTTTACGACTAGGGCTTCACACCTTGGATCAGATGCTAACCTCGAGTTACAACCAACTGAACAACGACACAAAGTCGACTCACCTGTGCGGAGAAGTACTCAGGTTACCGCTACGACCTCACATGCTCACCACAACATACAAACAGCTCAACAACGAGACAATGATTCTGTGTTTACTCTTGTGCCGGAAATGCCGCGAAACACAACTGTTTTAATTATCATTAACACAGTCCCGTCTGAGTTTAACAAGAGGAATACGTTAAGACAGACGTGGGCAAAGCAATCATCTTGGACATTTGGGGCTGTTAGTTCTGATTATATTTCCATTTCCAATGACTTCATCAATattgcatatttctttttgaTGGGATTCAACGGGCGCCATAACGTAGACGAGATGGTCAAAGGAGAATCAACAGTCCACCGGGACATTTTGCGAGTGAATTTAAAGGAGACTTACCGTGGCTTAGTAGATAAACTATTAATTACTTTTGAGTGGGTAACAAGATTAGAGATGAagccacattttatggtaaaagCAGACCACGATGTCTATATTAAGATACCAGAGCTTGCTTCTTGGTTAGAGAGGTTTTCCAGAACGTCCGAGAGAGTCTACGCCGGGTTTGTTAAAAGAAATGCAGAAGTTAAGCGCGATGTCCGAAGTCCATGGTATGTCAGTGAGAAAGACTTCCCCCATCAAGTTTTCCCTCCCTATTGCCGGGGGCCGTTTTATCTTTTCTCACGAAACCTGTTTTTAGATGTAGTGAATGCGTCTAAAGTAAACACGCCCTTTCCCGTAGAGGATGCCTACATGGGTCATTTGGTTCAAAAGATAGGCGTAGAACCTCTTATCACGAGTAGGGATGTATTCAATGATCGTCGTTCTCTTGAAAAGGTAGTGCTCAGAACTCCagaaaacaaactgaaaattCCTTCGGGAATTGTTTTAGGAGATTCACTCAGTTCCGCTGCGATAAATCGAATACATCGTGTTTACACCAGGATAAACGTTCTTAATGTTGCTTGTCTGACTTAA
- the LOC138032601 gene encoding beta-1,3-galactosyltransferase 1-like: MAFRKRWAVTAKGLVLLVILITAAILLPPQSMLRGSEFTTRASHLGSDANLELQPTEQRHKVDSPVRRSTQSTTTTSHAHHDIQTAQQRDHDSVFTLVPEMPRNTTVLIIINTVPSEFNKRNTLRQTWAKQSSWTFGAVSSDYISISNDFINIAYFFLMGFNGRHNVDEMVKGESTVHRDILRVNLKETYRGLIDKLLITFEWVTRLEMKPHFIVKADHDVYIKIPELASWLERFSRTSERVYAGFVKRNAQVKRDVRSPWYVSEKDFHHQVFPPYYRGPFYLFSRNLFLDVVNASKVNTPFPVEDAYMGHLVQKIGVEPLITGRDVFNDRRSLEKVVLRTPENKLKIPSGIVLGDSLSSAAINRIHRVYTRAFQKQDKRS, encoded by the coding sequence ATGGCATTCAGGAAACGCTGGGCTGTCACGGCTAAGGGGCTCGTGTTACTCGTAATCTTGATAACTGCCGCCATATTACTTCCACCTCAATCAATGCTGAGAGGTAGTGAGTTTACGACTAGGGCTTCACACCTTGGATCAGATGCTAACCTCGAGTTACAACCAACTGAACAACGACACAAAGTCGACTCACCTGTGCGGAGAAGTACTCAGTCTACCACTACGACTTCACATGCTCACCACGACATACAAACAGCTCAACAACGAGACCATGATTCTGTGTTTACTCTTGTGCCAGAAATGCCGCGAAACACAACTGTTTTAATTATCATTAACACGGTCCCGTCGGAGTTTAACAAGAGAAATACGTTAAGACAGACGTGGGCAAAGCAATCATCTTGGACATTTGGAGCTGTTAGTTCTGATTATATTTCCATTTCCAATGACTTCATCAATattgcatatttctttttgaTGGGATTCAACGGGCGCCATAACGTAGACGAGATGGTCAAAGGAGAATCAACAGTCCACCGGGACATTTTGCGTGTGAATTTAAAGGAGACTTACCGTGGCTTAATAGATAAACTATTAATTACTTTTGAGTGGGTAACAAGATTAGAGATGAAGCCACATTTTATAGTAAAAGCAGACCACGATGTCTATATTAAGATACCAGAGCTTGCTTCTTGGTTAGAGAGGTTTTCCAGAACGTCCGAGAGAGTCTACGCCGGATTTGTTAAAAGAAATGCACAAGTTAAGCGCGATGTCCGAAGTCCATGGTATGTCAGTGAGAAAGACTTCCACCATCAAGTTTTCCCTCCCTATTACCGGGGGCCGTTTTATCTTTTCTCACGAAACCTGTTTTTAGATGTAGTGAATGCGTCTAAAGTAAACACGCCCTTTCCCGTAGAGGATGCCTACATGGGTCATTTGGTTCAAAAGATAGGCGTAGAACCTCTTATTACGGGTAGGGATGTATTCAATGATCGTCGTTCTCTTGAAAAGGTAGTGCTCAGAACTCCagaaaacaaactgaaaattCCTTCGGGAATTGTTTTAGGAGATTCACTCAGTTCCGCTGCGATAAATCGAATACATCGTGTTTACACGCGGGCCTTTCAAAAGCAGGATAAACGTTCTTAA